The DNA window AATGATAGCTCGCCGCTATTACAGCGATTTCTCGACGTAATAACTGAGCTCTTTCCCAGGGGCGCACGCCCGGAGATCGACCACGAACTCGTCTAGCTCTCGGCGCAGCGGCCATCACAGGCCTTAAGCACAAACATATCCATCTCGAAATTTTGAACTGTGGGCTGCGGGACTTTGTCCGCGCAACTGCGGCGACCCATTGCACCGACTGAAGATGTCATGAATGGTGGCGCCGATTTCGCCCGCCCTCTTACAACTTGGATTTAGCTTTCAGTGTTGATCACAGATACCCAGGTGCACCTCTGGGAAGCCCATCGCCCCGATCGTCCGTGGCCTGCCGACCAGATCGGAAAACCTTCTTTCGTCGCAGTTCCCGGCGCACGGCCGCATCGGCCGGAGCCGCTTGGCGCGGACGAGCTGATCGGAATGATGGACCGCACCGGGATCGATCGCGCCGTGATCGTGCCGCCATCCCCGGTTGGCGACAGCAATGACACCGCGCTTGAGGCGGCCCGGCGATTTCCGCAGCGGTTCGCCGTCATGGGCCGCTTCAATCCCGAGGCCGATCATGCGCGCGAAAGCCTGGAAACCTGGCTGCAACAGCCCGGCATGCTCGGCATTCGCATGACATTTTTCAAACCAGTGTGGGCGCGCTGGCTCGCTCCCGGGATCATCGATTGGTTCTGGAGCGGCTGCGAGCGGCTCGGCATCCCGATCATGGCGCTCGCGCCGGGACTGCTCAGCGAGATCGCTGTTCTCGCCGAGCGCTATCCCGGCCTCACGATCATTCTCGATCACATGGCCCGGCGCAGCGACCTTCGCGACGCGGAATGTTTCGCCGATCTCGACGATCTGCTTGCGCTCGCGCGGCTCCCGAATATCGCGGTGAAGGCCACGGCGTTGCCTTGCTACACCAATGAATCCTATCCCTTCGCCAACCTCACGCCGTACCTGAAACGAACATTCGAAGCGTTCAGTGCGCATCGCATCATGTGGGGATCCGATCTCACCCGATTGCCCTGCTCATATGCGGAATGTCTCGATCATATGCGACGCGAGCTGGATTTCCTCACCGACGACGATCGCGCGCTTGTTTTGGGAGGCACGGCCCAGGCATTGTTGCGCTGGCCGGAGAACCGCACTCCGGCAATGACCAAAATCAAGACGACGAATGAGGCTCGCCATGACTGATCAAATGGATCGACGCGCAATTCTATCGCTTCTGGCAGGCGTGGGCGTGATGGCGGCTCGACCGAGCGCTGGTCTCGCCGCAACCTATCCGGATCATCCGATCCGCGTCGCGGTGCCGTTCTCGGCCGGCGGCGCGGTCGACATCGTCGCGCGCACCGTGATGGATCAGGTCAGCCCGCAACTCGGCCAACCCGTCGTCATCGAGGACCGCCCCGGCGCCAACGGCAACATCGCACCGGCCTTCGTCGCGAGGGCCGCGCCTGATGGCTACACGGTGTTGATCGGCGCCAACGGGCTCGCCACCAACGAGTCGTTGTTCGACAACCTGTCCTTCAAGGCGATGCAGGATTTCGAGCCCATCGTGCTGGTGGGGTACTCGCCGCTTATCCTTGTCGTCCAGCCGTCGTTCGAAGCCAAGACGGTGAAGGACCTTGTCGACATGGCGAAGGCTGCGCCGGGCAAGCTCACTTATGCGTCCGCCGGCAACGGCACGTCGGGCCACCTCGCGGCCGAAATCTTCAAACAGGTGCTAGGGATCGATGCACTGCACGTTCCCTACAAGGGCGGCGCGCAGGCCCTCGTCGACATCATCGCCGGCCGCATCTCATTCATGTTTGTCGATCCCGTTCAGGTCATGCCGCAGATCAAGGCAAACCAGCTCCGCGCCATCGCCGTCAGTTCGGCTGAGCGTCTCGCATTGTTGCCCGACGTCCCGACGATCACGGAAGCGGGTTATCCCGGTGTCGAAGCAACCGTGTGGTGGGGCTTTCTTGTTCCAGCCCATACGCCCGGTGACATCGTGATGCGACTGAACAAGGAAATTAATATCGCGCTGGGAGATCAGAAGGTGAAAGACACCCTGCTCGCGATGGGCGTCGTCATCAAGGGCGGTTCACCGGACGATTTCAAAGCCTTTCTCAAATCGGAAACGGACAAATGGGCGACCATTATCCGAACCGCCAACATCAAGGCCGACTGATCTTAATCCAGGCCGTCCGTTCGCCTGCATCGGCGCAGGCAAAGGCCGGGAGGCGCGTTTAATGCGTCCTCCCGGCCCCATCCCGTGCAATGACGGCCTCAGGCCGGCACGCTATGCGGTCGCAAGCACCTTGCCCGAAGCCGCGTTCCCGGCTGCAAGCTCCAGGTGATTGCCTGCCGACAGCACGATCGTATTTCCAAGCTTCTTGCTCAGTTGCTCAAAGCGACCCAGGATTTCCTTGCCCGCACCGGTCTCCGCGCCATGGACACAGATGTCGTTGTGCTCATTGCGTCGCACCGGCAACAGCTCGATCGCGGTGATCTTCTTGTTCGAAATCGCGCAGCGCAGCGCCAGTCCATCGAGGTGACGGCCGCGCATGACGTCCCAGTCGAACACAAAATTGCCAAGGCTGTAGAACACCGGCCTGCCCTGATAGATTTCGGCGGCCTGAACCACGTGCGGATGATGGCCGAACACCATATCCGCTCCCGCATCGATCGCGGCGCGGGCGATTTCCCGCTGATACGCGACCGGTTCATCCCGCGATGACACGCCCCAATGGCAGGACAGAATCACGAGATCGACTTTGGTTCGCAGCGCGCGGACGTCATCGCGCATCGCTTCGAGCTCGGCCGGGTCCGCAAAGGTGTGCGTGATCGGCTCGGCGCCCGGCATCTCCAATGCCCGGTGGCCCGGTTCATAGGCGGCGTGCGCCTTGATGGTGGCGCAGCCGGGACTATTGGCGGAGGCCGCGTGATTGCTCGGCCAGAACACCGAGGTGTAGCTCAGGAACCCCAGGCGGATTCCGTTCTTTTCGATGATGACGGGTTTCCTTGCCTCGGCAAGGGTCTCGCCGACACCGCAATGAAGGATTCCGATTTGATCCAGCACCTTGACGCTGGCGACCGCCGCACTCGCGGGATAGGCCACGTTGCTCGCACAGCTGACGCCGGCATAGCCGGCTTTCTTCAGCGCCGGCCCGACCTTGGCCCCGGAGTGGCGCCAGCCGGCCTTGTGCGGAATGTCCGGCTGCGCGGGACTGGCTGACGGCTCCGCGAGCGGCCCTTCCAATTGACCGAACACGACGTCTGCCGATGACAGCATGTCGCGCACATTGACGAATGCGCTGTCGGGATCCGGCCT is part of the Bradyrhizobium canariense genome and encodes:
- a CDS encoding amidohydrolase family protein, producing the protein MITDTQVHLWEAHRPDRPWPADQIGKPSFVAVPGARPHRPEPLGADELIGMMDRTGIDRAVIVPPSPVGDSNDTALEAARRFPQRFAVMGRFNPEADHARESLETWLQQPGMLGIRMTFFKPVWARWLAPGIIDWFWSGCERLGIPIMALAPGLLSEIAVLAERYPGLTIILDHMARRSDLRDAECFADLDDLLALARLPNIAVKATALPCYTNESYPFANLTPYLKRTFEAFSAHRIMWGSDLTRLPCSYAECLDHMRRELDFLTDDDRALVLGGTAQALLRWPENRTPAMTKIKTTNEARHD
- a CDS encoding Bug family tripartite tricarboxylate transporter substrate binding protein: MTDQMDRRAILSLLAGVGVMAARPSAGLAATYPDHPIRVAVPFSAGGAVDIVARTVMDQVSPQLGQPVVIEDRPGANGNIAPAFVARAAPDGYTVLIGANGLATNESLFDNLSFKAMQDFEPIVLVGYSPLILVVQPSFEAKTVKDLVDMAKAAPGKLTYASAGNGTSGHLAAEIFKQVLGIDALHVPYKGGAQALVDIIAGRISFMFVDPVQVMPQIKANQLRAIAVSSAERLALLPDVPTITEAGYPGVEATVWWGFLVPAHTPGDIVMRLNKEINIALGDQKVKDTLLAMGVVIKGGSPDDFKAFLKSETDKWATIIRTANIKAD
- a CDS encoding CapA family protein, whose product is MKQDKHADQTLLILGDTNIQNRPDPDSAFVNVRDMLSSADVVFGQLEGPLAEPSASPAQPDIPHKAGWRHSGAKVGPALKKAGYAGVSCASNVAYPASAAVASVKVLDQIGILHCGVGETLAEARKPVIIEKNGIRLGFLSYTSVFWPSNHAASANSPGCATIKAHAAYEPGHRALEMPGAEPITHTFADPAELEAMRDDVRALRTKVDLVILSCHWGVSSRDEPVAYQREIARAAIDAGADMVFGHHPHVVQAAEIYQGRPVFYSLGNFVFDWDVMRGRHLDGLALRCAISNKKITAIELLPVRRNEHNDICVHGAETGAGKEILGRFEQLSKKLGNTIVLSAGNHLELAAGNAASGKVLATA